The Haloplasma contractile SSD-17B sequence TACGCGGGTTGTTGGATTTATCTTGATTCGATTCAACCCAGACCAAAATAATTATTTTATTTGGCAATTCCTAATCGATCAACATGATCAAGGAAAAGGTTATGGAGAAAAGGCACTTTTACAAACTATTGACTGGATTAGAATGGATCCTAGGAATCAAGAGATTGTAACAACCTATAAAATAGGCAATGAAAAAGCAGTAAATTTATTTAACAAATTTGGATTTGAACAATTTGAAAAAATCGAAGATGAAGTAAATGTGAAATTATCTTTATAAGCCACATAAAAACAAACAGTTAAAATGTACGAAAAAACAGGAATTCATTAAATGAATTCCTGTTTTTTTTATCTTATTTATTTTTTATTAGGATATATTTCTCTTTTTACATAATGTGTATGAAGTAATTCATGTGATTTATGACTGTTAGGTTCCCCTAAGAAATCTCTGTAAAGTTCTTGGATTGCTTTATTTTGATGAGATTTACGTACGGTACACAATTGATCTTCCTCATATAATGCTTTAGCACGCAAAGTTCGAACATCTATACCAGAGTTTTTGATTTTAGAGTGCACATGAGGTTGACCACCACCATTTACACATCCACCTGTGCAACCCATAATCTCGATAAAGTGATAATTCTTTTCTCCGTTCTTTACCATCTCAAGTAACTGTTTTGCAGCATTTCCACCGTGGACTACTGCAATATTATATTCATTTCCACCAAGAGTTAATGATGCTTCCTTAATATTCTCTACACCACGAACTCCGGTATATTCAAATGTTTCTAAGTCTTTTCCTTCAAGTACATCTGCAGCAGTTCTAAGAGCAGCCTCCATTACTCCTCCAGTTGCACCGAATATTACACCAGCTCCTGAATAAATTCCTAAGGCGGTATCATACTCTTCGTTTGGTAATTTGTTAAAGTCAATACCAGCTTCTTTAATCATCTTTGCTAGTTCTCTTGTTGTAATAACTGCATCAATGTCTCTTATACCATTAACTTCCATTTCCTCACGGTCTTTTTCAAACTTTTTAGCAATACAAGGCATAACCGATACAACATACATGTTCTTAGGATTAACTCCTATTTTTTCAGCATAGTATGATTTTGTAACTGCCCCTAACATTTGATGAGGAGATTTACAAGTCGATAAATTAGGAATGAATTCTGGATAATAATTCTCAAGAATTCTAACCCATCCTGGGGAACATGACGTAATTAGAGGTAATGTTCCACCATTTTTAATTCGATCTAGTAATTCATTTGCTTCTTCCATAATAGTTAAGTCAGCCGCGAAGTTCGTATCAAATACTTTATTACCACCAAGTCTTCTAAGTGCTGCTACCATTTTCCCAGTTACTCGGTTACCTATTTCCATTCCAAATTCTTCGCCTAAAGCAGCTCGAACGGCTGGAGCAGTCTGGAATACAACATATTTTTTTTCATCATTGATTGCATCCCATACACGATCAATTTCTGGTTTTTCTTTTAATGCGGAGACAGGACAAGCATTTATACACTGCCCGCAGTATATACACCCAGCTTCACCCATATCAAAATCAAAGGCAGGTGCTACATATGTATCGAATCCACGCTCTACAAACGATAAAATCCCCATTCCGGCTGATTTCTTACAAACGCTAATACAACGTCCACATAAAATACACTTTGATGTGTCTCGCACGATTGAAGGTGTTGCGTCTACAAAACGACCTTCTCTAGTATCACCTTTAAATGCGATATCTTTTACGTTCATGCTATCTGCAAAGTCTTGCAATTCACATGACTTATTACGATCACACAATAGGCATTCTCTATTATGGTTCGCTAATATCAATTCAAGGTTTGTTTTTCGTGCATTTTGAACACGTTTAGAACTAGTCTTTATATTCATACCATCTCGTACCGGTGTAACACAAGATGCAAGTAAAGTACGAGCTCCCTCTACTTCTACTACGCACATTCTACAAGCCCCTGTTTCGTTCATATCTTTAAAGAAACATAATGTAGGTACATCTATACTTGCTTCTCTACATGCATCTAACACTGTATAATCTTGCGGTACATCAAATGACATACCGTTTATTTTTACATTTACTTTATTCATTAATTCAACCTCCCCTATTGTTTAATAATTGCATTAAACGGACATGCATCTAAACATGCGCCACATTTTATACAATCTTCTACGTTTATTACATGAAGTTGTTTAACCTCTCCTGAAATGCAATCTTGAGGACATACACGTGAACATTTTGTACAACCCTTACATAAATCAGGTATAATGTAATATTCTAATAAATCCTGACAAATACCAGCAGGACATTTTTTATTCTTTACATGTGCTTCATACTCATCTCTAAAATGCTCAAGAGTTGATAACACCGGATTCGGTGCAGTTTGGCCAAGTCCACATAATGCAGTATCTTTAATCGTATATGCTAACGTTTCTAATTGATCCAAATCCTCAAGCGTTCCTTTGCCACTCGTGATTTTATCGAGTAGTTCTAACATACGCTTCGTTCCCTCACGACAAGGAGTACATTTACCACAGGATTCATCACATGTAAAATCAAGGAAGAATCGTGCGATATCAACCATACAATTATCTTCATCCATAACGATCATTCCACCAGAACCCATCATTGAGCCTAACGCAACTAAATCGTCATATGTGATTGGGGTGTCTAAATGTTCATCCGTTAAACAACCACCTGATGGTCCACCTGTTTGAACTGCCTTAAATTTTTTGCCGTCTGGAATTCCACCACCTATATCATAAATAACTTCTCTTAAAGGTGTTCCCATTGGTATTTCAACCAATCCCGTATTGTTAATTTTTCCGCCTAATGCGAATACTTTCGTTCCCTTTGATTTTTCTGAACCGATACTAGCAAACCAGCCGGCACCGTTATTTATGATTTGAGTAATATTTGCATAAGTTTCAACGTTATTCAATAAGGTTGGTTTTCCCCAAATTCCTTTTTGAGCAGGGAATGGTGGTCTAGGTCTTGGCATACCACGTTTACCTTCAATTGATTCAATCAGCGCAGTCTCTTCACCACATACAAATGCTCCGGCTCCTAAGCGAATATCTAAATCAAATCCAAACCCTGTATCTAAAATATTCGTTCCTAAAAGACCATATTCTCTTGCTTGATCAATTGCAATTTTTAAACGCTTTACTGCAATCGGATATTCCGCTCTTACGTATACATACCCCTTGCTAGCACCAATAGCATATCCGGCTATTGCCATCGCTTCAATTACTGAATGTGGGTCTCCCTCGAGTACTGAACGATCCATAAATGCACCAGGGTCTCCCTCATCAGCATTACAAGCAACATATTTCTGGTCACCAGTTGCTTTAGCCGTAAATTCCCACTTTAAACCTGTAGGAAACCCTGCTCCACCTCGACCTCGTAAACCTGACGCCTTAATCTCTTCTATAACAGCTTCAGGCGTCATTTCAGTTAGTACTTTAGCAATCGCTTGATAGCCATCTTTAGCTATATATTCATCAATGTTTTCAGGGTCAATGACACCACAATTCTTTAATGCTATTCGTGTCTGTCTTGAGTAGAATTCTACTTCATCTACAGACTTAACTTGATCATCGACTAGTGCTTCTTTATATAATAAATCTTTAACAATTCGTCCTTTTAACAAATGCTCTTCCGCTATTCGTTTCATATCCTCTACTTTTACTTCTGAGTAGAAAGTACCTTCAGGATATACAATTATAATCGGTCCCGCTTCGCAAAGTCCAAAGCAACCTGTCATAACAACCTGTACTTCATTTATGAGTTCTAACTGTTCTAAATTCCTCTCTAATTCCTCTTTAATCTCAACTGACTTTGATGATGTACATCCAGTACCACCACAGATCAGTACATGTGATCGATAAAAATTCATTGCGTCCCCTCCGTTCTATCTAATTATTTATTCCGTTTTTCCAATTGTATAACCAGATACTACATGATTATTTACAACATGTTCTGCTACCACTTCTCGTGATTTCTCTGGTGTCATATTTACATACGTTACCTTTTCACCATTTTTATATAGATCAAACATCGGTTCTAGACGGCACATTCCTACACAACCTGTTTGAACAACTGAAACACCACTAATATTTCGTTTGTTTAATTCTTCCACAATTGCATTTAAAACCGGTCTAGCACCTGCTGAAATTCCGCAAGTCCCCATTCCAACAACTATACGTACTTGTTCAGATTCGTCTTGATTACGTAACTGTAAATTCTTAAGCGTTGCTTCTCTAATCTTTTTTAAATCCTCAAGTGACTTCATATCTCTTCCTCCCTTACCATTAGCCTTTATATTTACTTAACATATCGGTTACTTCGTCTGGCTTTAACTTACCATAAACATCATCATTAATCATAACAACAGGTGCAAGTCCACAGGCACCTACACAACGTGTTGCGGTTAAGGTAAACTTTCCATCATCAGTAGTATTTTCTACCTTAACATCCAATTCTCTAGCGATACGATCTAGGATTTTTTGCGCTCCTTTTACATAGCACGCAGTCCCCATACATACCCCCACTAAGTAGTCTCCTACAGGTTCAGTTGAAAACCTAGTGTAGAATGTTACTACCCCATAAATTTCAGAAACAGGTACATCCATTTCTTTTGAAATAAACTTTTGTACTTTTAGTGGGATACATCCAAAAATATCCTGCGCCTTATGAAGTACAGGCATTAACCCAGATGTTGCAGATCGATTGTTTTCAATAAATGTTTTTAATTCCGTAAATCTTTCTTCTGACAATTCTATTTTTGCCATAGTTAACCTCCTTCTCCTTCTTTCAATCCATTTTTATTTCTTAAACCACTGATCCCACTTTAAGGGCGTCAGTCGTTCATTTATTAAAAAAGCACTTAATCCAAAAATTCCCCTAATTTCACATAATTATTTTTTAATTGAATTAAGTTCTTTTTTTAACCAATTAATAACAAGTGGACTATTTAATGGAACCTCACTTAAGATTTTTCTCATTTTACGAGTATCAATCTCGATCTTATGACCACTTACATTATACTTAAATAAGTAATCTATATCAGGTTCTACCATAATCAACGTAATGAATGTCTCTTGTATATCTCCAATAGGCAGACAATCAATGTGGTTATATAAAAAGCTACTCTTTATTAAGGTACCTTTATTCACATGAGATGATATAGAAAATTCTCCTTTACATCGTTCTGATGATGCCTTTAATAGTGGAATTCCAAGTCCAACGTGACGCGTTTTTCTTGTAGTATAGAATGGATCTATTACCCTTTTAAGCGTTGATTCATCCATACCAATTCCATTATCTCGTATTGTTAAGTTCAAATATTCCTTTTGTTGTTCAATTAACACCTCTAAAAATGTAGCCTTCGCTCGAACTGAGTTCATACATATATCTAACACATGCATCGATAAATCCCTCATCGAATCAACTCCTAAAATAGTCTATAAATGCTTCTGTCGTATTACAAGGCAATTCAATACTGTGTAACCGCTCAGAAATGTCCTTTAGATAATGGGCATCTGAATTTTGAATGCAATTATAGTGTCTATACTGAGGATGACTTTCAAGAAAACTCCTAGGATTTGTACGATGACTAAGCTCAATTCCATCAAGTTTTAGATCAGTAGGAATAAAGCCTAGATTTGAAAGGATACTATTTGCTCGTTTGTCAATATGAGCGGCAAAGACAATACCCTGTTCACTGTGCACGAGATCAATAATCTCTAGAATTGTGAAAGATGTTGATGTACACAATAACTTTTGCTCACTACCGATCTTTTCATCTAATTCATTAAAGATGGTTTGAGACCCAAAGAACGTTTCATCATTATCCATATTCGGTAATCCCTCATACATCGTGTGAGAAAAGCGATTTAGCTGCTCTAGGTTAGCAAACAAACACAATAAATGTACCTCTTCAGACGATTCTACCTCAATCCCAGGAATTAATAAGATTCCCTGTTCTTGCGCTAGTTTAGAAATCACATGTACATGTTTTGCACAATTATGATCGGTTACGGCTATTATATCTAACTGTTTAATCGATGCCATATTAACAATATTATTCGGTGTCATAGAAGCATCACCACAAGGCGATAACGTCGAATGAATATGAAGATCGTAGTAATACTTAGGCATTGCTACAATCCCATATCGTTTAAAAAGGTTATGACTTCATAAGCTGACTTTGATGTAGTGAGCACAGGTACTTGGTGTTCATTTGCTTTTTCTATGGTTTCTTCGTCTACAGATGCATTCTCAACAACAATAATACAGCTTAGTTCAAGTAATGACGCAACGGCAACAATATTGGCATGTGCCTGTACTGTAATCCACGCATCGTCATTATTTGCATGTGACATAACCCAACTTAGTAAGTCACAACTATAGATTCCCTTAATGTCACGATCGCACCGTTCACTTTTACTGACTAGTTTAAAGTGACCAGTTGAGATTAAGTCCTTAACGTTCATTTTCCTCTCTCCTTTTCGTATTTAATACAATACAATCAGTAATCTTTTTTTCTCCCCTTACAATATCTTCAGCTAAAGCTCTGCAAGAGGGAGAACCACAGGCACTGCAATCAATCTGTGGTAATTTATTGACAAGTTCATTGACCCTCTGTAATTTTTTTAAGGACGAAATAAAATCTTGATCCAGTAAAGATATATTTTTAGAGTGAATATTTTTTTCAAATTCGATCGATTCATCTTTGAAATAAGACGCAATCTGTTTATACTGATCGGTTTCTTGATAAGATTCATCTATTTCATTAACTAAATGATTTAATTTGCTCTTTCCAATAAATACATCTTCAATACAATAACTTCCTCCAATGCATCCTCCCCGACACGAATATGCTTCAATCAATTTAATATTACTTAGTTGATCAATTTCTGCCTTTTTCAGAATACGGTCAACATGGTCTATTCCATCAACTGATATATAATCATCAATCATGGTCAAATTTTTCAGACCACTATTTTTAGCAAGTAATATGCCTTTTTTTGAAAGATTGAACGTTTGATTCGATTTTAACGATTGATGCTTAGAACTTGTGAATTCTTTTAAAAAATTGGTTAGTAATAACACTTGATCAATTTCAGAATGTTCTTTAGTGATAGGTTGCTTAATTGAAAATAAATTTGATAAGCATTCAGTAAGATATATGATGTTAAGCGCATCGTCTTGAATGTTCTTATTTTCAGTAATTATTTTCCGGGTAATTTTTGCTGCTATTTCAAATACGCATTCAAAGGGGATGATATGTTTGATTAATGATGGATATCGCAATTGTATCAACCGAATGACGGTTGGACAGTTGGTATAAATATAAGGATAGTTATATTCCCTCTTTATAAACGCTTCTATTTTTTCAGCTAATAGTTCAGAATAAATAGACAAATCAACGACTTCATCAAAGCCCTTTTCAATCAATCGATCACGTAGTTGTAAATAGTCTCGTATATTACTAAATGTACCGAAAATGCCATTAGGTAAAATTAGTACATTATATTTTTCATCATCTATATGCAAAGAGACATCATCTTGCACTTTAAAACCGTGTAAATGACACGTATCTACGCAATGTCCGCAATGTATACACCGTTCTTCAATAAAATAAACTTTTTGTTTTTTAATTCTTAGAGCTTCTGTCGGACACACGCGCATACACCTTGTGCAGCCAATACAGCTATCATAGTTAATTTTTATATGATGATTATTCCCCTTCATGACCATCACCTAATCCAATATAATTTTAAATCGAATACGAATTGTAGTCCCATTTTTTGTTGAATGGATGATAAAATCATCTGATAATCGTTTCATATTCGGTAATCCCATCCCCGCTCCAAAACCTAACTCTCGAACCTTTTCCGTTGCAGTAGAAAACCCTTCTTTCATAGCTAAATCTACATCATCAATTCCAGGACCAGAATCTTTTGATATTAATTCAATTTCATTTTGGTCAATACTTAGTTGTAACATCCCACCACAAGAATGGATAATCAAATTCATTTCAGCTTCATATGCCGTGATAGCTACGTTCCGAATGAGACGATTATTTAAACCCAATTGTGTTAGATGCTTTTTTATTTTACTTGACACATTACCAGCATTAACGAAATCATCATGGTCGATATCAAAAGCAAACTCTACTTTTTCTGCCATATTTTATCTCTATAATTCCAAACTACCAAGTCCAGCATTGTATAAAATACCGCTTACCTGATAGGATGTCATATTCGTCCCTAATAATGTTACATTTTTACGTATTGCCTCTTCAATAAGTGCTGGTGTTGGTTTTTTACCTCTAACAAATAAGATTGCATCAATATCTAACATTGTCGCTGTCCTAAGCGAATGTTCATTAACAAGTCCTGTTATTAACAATACATGATCCTCTACGTATGCCAGTACGTCGCTCATTAAGTCACATGCAAAGCCTTTATCATAGTTACTTTCTAGTCTTGTGTGATCTGTTGGTGTAAATATAGTTGCATGTGTTAACGTTACAATTTCGGATAATTTCATACTTATTCCCCACTCCATAAAATTCCAATTTTAGTCCTTCTTCTATCATTATACAATACACATTCAAAAAGTAAACATATTATGAGAAAAGTTTCACAAACGTTCATATGTTTTTACTAAATAATATATAAGACAAAATTCTAATTTTTTTGAGTATTATTGTTGACAAATAATTTTTTCTTTATCTATATATAGTTTATCATATCAACTTAGGAAATAATACAGATAATGGTAAATTATTTTATTCACATAATAGTTTCCATAATATTCTTTATTCAACAAATATAAAAAACAGGTTACTATTATACGTTTGTAATAATAGTAACCTGTTTCTATAATGCCTCCATAATATGAATCCTCTTCTTCATTGCAAATTCACTTTTTAAGCTTTCTTTTTTTATGTTTTCAACTTGCAGCTTGACACTAGTTGGTTTATTTGATAATACAAAAATCAGATCGGATAAATAAAGAGACACATCGATATCATGTGTAATCAGTATAACCGTCGCTTGTTTTTCTTTTTGAAGTTCAGCCAACATGTTCACTATTTCCCATTTCAAATTATAATCTAATGATTTAAACGGTTCGTCTAAAAGGATTATTGGCTTGTTATAGATACACGCACGAATAATCGAAATGCGCTGTCTTTCACCACCACTTAGTTGCGAGGGAAACTTTCTCTTAAGGTCATACACCTTGAATCGATTTAAATAATTGTCAATTAAGGGGTGATCATCATTAATAATCTTTAAGTTCTTATCAACTGTAAACCATGGAAATAGTCTGTCTTCCTGAAATACATAAGAGAGATTATTAGGATCTATATCAATTTGACCTTCGTACGACTCTAAACCAGCTATACACTTTAACAGTGTTGATTTACCACAACCACTAGGACCTAGGATTGTATGTATTTTCCCCTTAGTAAGTTCAATATTAAAATCCTTAAAAACAGCCTGTTCTCCATATTGTTTTGATAATTTGACTAACACCATGAATCACATCCATTTCTTTCGCGTTTTAATAAGCGAAATGATTAAATAGTCAATCAATAATACAATAAAAATTAAAATAATCGTCCATGAAAAAACTCCGGCCATTTCAAGATACAATTTTGCCTCATATATTTCAGAGCCTATCCCTGCTTGTGCCTGTCCTAGTACTTCGGCCATCACCATTACTTTAAAACAAAGTCCAAACGTCTGCTTAAGGCTTAATGTAAAGTTCATTATAACACTCGGTATATAAAGATATTTTAATCGTTTACGAAAGTTAAATTGATAAATATGCGAGACATCTACTAGTTTAGGATCAATATTCTTAATCGAATTGTAGAAGACTTCATAGAGTAATGGAAAAACAACTAAAATAGCAATTAAAAAGGTTGCCTTAGACCGACCTAGCCAGATCAAGGCGATTAAAATGATTGAAATGGTTGGTAGTGTTTTACTAATTATAACTATTTGGTTAACACTTTTTTCAAACACCTGGTGAATGGTTGCTAAGATACTAAGTACTAATGCAAACAGTAGTGCAACGCTATAACCAATTGTGACCCGAAATAGTGTCATTCCGACTTGTTTGCTTGCATCTACTAACGTTATTTCCTTGTTAAAATAGTCAAGTACTTGTACTGGAGAAGGGAGTATATAGTCTATATTGACAATTTTACTGATTATATGCCACCCTATTAGTACTAAAATAAAAAAAATTACTTGAAATGCATAACGTTTTACTAAACGAATCATAAATTTAATGAGGCTAACAATCAATTCGACTAAAATTCTGTACTTTATGACCATATACTGACACCTACTCTTTATAATTTACTTTAAATGTAAAACAAACTCCCTAATAAATCAAGGGAGTTTGCTTTAAAATTGAAAGAAAAGAAGTGTTGGGGGGGTATATTTATGTTAACGTATAAGATAGTTAGTTATATTAATGTGATGAGATTGTTAATTAGTCATACTGATAGTAAAAATCATCACTTGGTAATGTGTCACCGATTAATTTAGAATCAAAATCGATGATTTCGTTTAAGTACGATTCGAGTGCTAGTTTTGAATCACTTGCACTACTAAAACGTATATTGAGTCTAGGAATGGATTGCTTAATGATTCCTGCCTTCAATCCTAAATCAGCTTGTTCATAATAAGTACCGGCAGAATCCGGATTATTAGTTGCAAATTCTATACTACTTTTAATTTCGTTTATAATCGCGTTTACTAATGTTTCTTGTTCGTTTATTAGTGTTTCATTTATAAAAATACCAGCTTGTGGGTATGAATCATTATTCGTAATTGACTTCCATTCAGTTTGTAAATCTAAAGTTATGTATTTTTCATCGTTATAGCCTAGTTTTGTTAATACCGGCTCTGCGAGTAAAGCGTAATCATAGTCTCCCTTTTTAAACATAGGAGCTATATCAGTTAAACTATTGTAGTACTCAATTGTTACGTTTTCTCCTACCGTTAAACCATGTTGTTTTAAAGCTAATTGCAATAAAATATCAGGAGTCGATTTTTCACCGAAAGCGACAATTGTTTTATTCTCTAAGTCAGCAATATTTACATTTTCATCTCTCGATACTAAGTACAAGTTTCC is a genomic window containing:
- a CDS encoding GNAT family N-acetyltransferase codes for the protein MVRIEKLHEQNVKDCLHLKVTEDQDSFVSSFTESLAKAFIYYNQVTPFVIYNGTRVVGFILIRFNPDQNNYFIWQFLIDQHDQGKGYGEKALLQTIDWIRMDPRNQEIVTTYKIGNEKAVNLFNKFGFEQFEKIEDEVNVKLSL
- a CDS encoding NADH-dependent [FeFe] hydrogenase, group A6 → MNKVNVKINGMSFDVPQDYTVLDACREASIDVPTLCFFKDMNETGACRMCVVEVEGARTLLASCVTPVRDGMNIKTSSKRVQNARKTNLELILANHNRECLLCDRNKSCELQDFADSMNVKDIAFKGDTREGRFVDATPSIVRDTSKCILCGRCISVCKKSAGMGILSFVERGFDTYVAPAFDFDMGEAGCIYCGQCINACPVSALKEKPEIDRVWDAINDEKKYVVFQTAPAVRAALGEEFGMEIGNRVTGKMVAALRRLGGNKVFDTNFAADLTIMEEANELLDRIKNGGTLPLITSCSPGWVRILENYYPEFIPNLSTCKSPHQMLGAVTKSYYAEKIGVNPKNMYVVSVMPCIAKKFEKDREEMEVNGIRDIDAVITTRELAKMIKEAGIDFNKLPNEEYDTALGIYSGAGVIFGATGGVMEAALRTAADVLEGKDLETFEYTGVRGVENIKEASLTLGGNEYNIAVVHGGNAAKQLLEMVKNGEKNYHFIEIMGCTGGCVNGGGQPHVHSKIKNSGIDVRTLRAKALYEEDQLCTVRKSHQNKAIQELYRDFLGEPNSHKSHELLHTHYVKREIYPNKK
- the nuoF gene encoding NADH-quinone oxidoreductase subunit NuoF, whose amino-acid sequence is MNFYRSHVLICGGTGCTSSKSVEIKEELERNLEQLELINEVQVVMTGCFGLCEAGPIIIVYPEGTFYSEVKVEDMKRIAEEHLLKGRIVKDLLYKEALVDDQVKSVDEVEFYSRQTRIALKNCGVIDPENIDEYIAKDGYQAIAKVLTEMTPEAVIEEIKASGLRGRGGAGFPTGLKWEFTAKATGDQKYVACNADEGDPGAFMDRSVLEGDPHSVIEAMAIAGYAIGASKGYVYVRAEYPIAVKRLKIAIDQAREYGLLGTNILDTGFGFDLDIRLGAGAFVCGEETALIESIEGKRGMPRPRPPFPAQKGIWGKPTLLNNVETYANITQIINNGAGWFASIGSEKSKGTKVFALGGKINNTGLVEIPMGTPLREVIYDIGGGIPDGKKFKAVQTGGPSGGCLTDEHLDTPITYDDLVALGSMMGSGGMIVMDEDNCMVDIARFFLDFTCDESCGKCTPCREGTKRMLELLDKITSGKGTLEDLDQLETLAYTIKDTALCGLGQTAPNPVLSTLEHFRDEYEAHVKNKKCPAGICQDLLEYYIIPDLCKGCTKCSRVCPQDCISGEVKQLHVINVEDCIKCGACLDACPFNAIIKQ
- a CDS encoding (2Fe-2S) ferredoxin domain-containing protein; translation: MKSLEDLKKIREATLKNLQLRNQDESEQVRIVVGMGTCGISAGARPVLNAIVEELNKRNISGVSVVQTGCVGMCRLEPMFDLYKNGEKVTYVNMTPEKSREVVAEHVVNNHVVSGYTIGKTE
- a CDS encoding NADH-quinone oxidoreductase subunit NuoE family protein, coding for MAKIELSEERFTELKTFIENNRSATSGLMPVLHKAQDIFGCIPLKVQKFISKEMDVPVSEIYGVVTFYTRFSTEPVGDYLVGVCMGTACYVKGAQKILDRIARELDVKVENTTDDGKFTLTATRCVGACGLAPVVMINDDVYGKLKPDEVTDMLSKYKG
- a CDS encoding ATP-binding protein, which produces MRDLSMHVLDICMNSVRAKATFLEVLIEQQKEYLNLTIRDNGIGMDESTLKRVIDPFYTTRKTRHVGLGIPLLKASSERCKGEFSISSHVNKGTLIKSSFLYNHIDCLPIGDIQETFITLIMVEPDIDYLFKYNVSGHKIEIDTRKMRKILSEVPLNSPLVINWLKKELNSIKK
- a CDS encoding PHP domain-containing protein, with amino-acid sequence MPKYYYDLHIHSTLSPCGDASMTPNNIVNMASIKQLDIIAVTDHNCAKHVHVISKLAQEQGILLIPGIEVESSEEVHLLCLFANLEQLNRFSHTMYEGLPNMDNDETFFGSQTIFNELDEKIGSEQKLLCTSTSFTILEIIDLVHSEQGIVFAAHIDKRANSILSNLGFIPTDLKLDGIELSHRTNPRSFLESHPQYRHYNCIQNSDAHYLKDISERLHSIELPCNTTEAFIDYFRS
- a CDS encoding DRTGG domain-containing protein, giving the protein MNVKDLISTGHFKLVSKSERCDRDIKGIYSCDLLSWVMSHANNDDAWITVQAHANIVAVASLLELSCIIVVENASVDEETIEKANEHQVPVLTTSKSAYEVITFLNDMGL
- a CDS encoding [Fe-Fe] hydrogenase large subunit C-terminal domain-containing protein; the protein is MKGNNHHIKINYDSCIGCTRCMRVCPTEALRIKKQKVYFIEERCIHCGHCVDTCHLHGFKVQDDVSLHIDDEKYNVLILPNGIFGTFSNIRDYLQLRDRLIEKGFDEVVDLSIYSELLAEKIEAFIKREYNYPYIYTNCPTVIRLIQLRYPSLIKHIIPFECVFEIAAKITRKIITENKNIQDDALNIIYLTECLSNLFSIKQPITKEHSEIDQVLLLTNFLKEFTSSKHQSLKSNQTFNLSKKGILLAKNSGLKNLTMIDDYISVDGIDHVDRILKKAEIDQLSNIKLIEAYSCRGGCIGGSYCIEDVFIGKSKLNHLVNEIDESYQETDQYKQIASYFKDESIEFEKNIHSKNISLLDQDFISSLKKLQRVNELVNKLPQIDCSACGSPSCRALAEDIVRGEKKITDCIVLNTKRREENER
- a CDS encoding ATP-binding protein, giving the protein MAEKVEFAFDIDHDDFVNAGNVSSKIKKHLTQLGLNNRLIRNVAITAYEAEMNLIIHSCGGMLQLSIDQNEIELISKDSGPGIDDVDLAMKEGFSTATEKVRELGFGAGMGLPNMKRLSDDFIIHSTKNGTTIRIRFKIILD
- a CDS encoding ABC transporter ATP-binding protein gives rise to the protein MVLVKLSKQYGEQAVFKDFNIELTKGKIHTILGPSGCGKSTLLKCIAGLESYEGQIDIDPNNLSYVFQEDRLFPWFTVDKNLKIINDDHPLIDNYLNRFKVYDLKRKFPSQLSGGERQRISIIRACIYNKPIILLDEPFKSLDYNLKWEIVNMLAELQKEKQATVILITHDIDVSLYLSDLIFVLSNKPTSVKLQVENIKKESLKSEFAMKKRIHIMEAL
- a CDS encoding ABC transporter permease, which encodes MVIKYRILVELIVSLIKFMIRLVKRYAFQVIFFILVLIGWHIISKIVNIDYILPSPVQVLDYFNKEITLVDASKQVGMTLFRVTIGYSVALLFALVLSILATIHQVFEKSVNQIVIISKTLPTISIILIALIWLGRSKATFLIAILVVFPLLYEVFYNSIKNIDPKLVDVSHIYQFNFRKRLKYLYIPSVIMNFTLSLKQTFGLCFKVMVMAEVLGQAQAGIGSEIYEAKLYLEMAGVFSWTIILIFIVLLIDYLIISLIKTRKKWM
- a CDS encoding ABC transporter substrate-binding protein, producing the protein MRKYLILSIIFTLSIVLFGCNEDEKTSDGQNTVDEVKIIVPKGGPTVTLIEMIHEDNLTIEGVNITIETVDGPNLLVSAITSQSHDIVIAPTNLGAKLYNKNSSYRFAGTVAWGNLYLVSRDENVNIADLENKTIVAFGEKSTPDILLQLALKQHGLTVGENVTIEYYNSLTDIAPMFKKGDYDYALLAEPVLTKLGYNDEKYITLDLQTEWKSITNNDSYPQAGIFINETLINEQETLVNAIINEIKSSIEFATNNPDSAGTYYEQADLGLKAGIIKQSIPRLNIRFSSASDSKLALESYLNEIIDFDSKLIGDTLPSDDFYYQYD